In the genome of Bacteroidales bacterium, the window GAAAGGAAAAATTACCGGGAGTGATATATTTCATGATTTGCATAAATAACAAATAAATCCGTAATTTTAATAATGAACAATTTATGCAAATTTTTGTTGAAAAGAAAAGTACATTATTGTCTAACAACTTACGAAACTCGATGAACAAAAAGATTGTAGTAATTGGCTCAGGATTCTCGGGGTTATCAGCTGCTGCCGCATTGGCAAATATGGGGTATCAGGTGGATGTGTATGAAAAAAATGCAACCCCCGGTGGCAGGGCAAGAAATTTCA includes:
- a CDS encoding NAD(P)-binding protein, producing the protein MQIFVEKKSTLLSNNLRNSMNKKIVVIGSGFSGLSAAAALANMGYQVDVYEKNATPGGRARNF